A single genomic interval of Aureliella helgolandensis harbors:
- a CDS encoding sigma-70 family RNA polymerase sigma factor has product MDSSDQNNCEDSDSSLLRRYLGGDDGALASLCVRYAQPLNRIVSSYLDPLVARRVSESDLVQETWMVAVKKLKNKSEIPEIALFPWLREIARERVIDAHRMHRGAEKRNVYREQHLAATDASVSQLIRLVPGGLDSPSQLAIKEESTTRVRQTLDRLNSKAREIIVLRFIERHEMRRCAEILGTSTEAAKSRQRRALADFAELYEQVDKGQSQ; this is encoded by the coding sequence ATGGACTCGAGCGACCAGAATAACTGCGAAGATTCCGATTCCTCGTTACTAAGGCGGTATCTCGGTGGCGACGATGGTGCGCTTGCAAGTCTGTGCGTTCGCTATGCGCAGCCGCTGAACAGAATCGTTAGTTCGTACCTAGACCCACTCGTTGCTAGGCGGGTTAGCGAATCGGATCTGGTACAGGAAACCTGGATGGTCGCGGTCAAGAAGCTTAAAAATAAGTCGGAAATACCCGAGATCGCACTATTTCCTTGGTTGCGTGAGATTGCACGCGAGCGTGTTATCGACGCGCACCGAATGCATCGTGGAGCTGAGAAGCGAAACGTGTATCGCGAACAACACTTAGCAGCGACGGATGCGTCAGTGAGCCAGCTGATCCGGCTTGTGCCCGGGGGGCTAGATAGCCCCTCTCAACTTGCAATCAAAGAGGAAAGCACAACAAGGGTTCGTCAGACACTCGACCGGCTCAACTCAAAAGCTCGGGAGATCATCGTGTTAAGATTCATTGAGCGACATGAAATGCGGCGATGTGCGGAAATACTAGGCACGTCGACTGAGGCCGCGAAATCAAGACAACGTAGAGCCTTGGCCGATTTTGCTGAGCTGTATGAGCAGGTTGATAAAGGGCAAAGCCAATAG
- a CDS encoding carboxymuconolactone decarboxylase family protein, which yields MYDMQQMQQLNKYAELAPDAWEAFVAFDKAALADGKVSAKTKELIAVAVALTTQCAYCIEIHTKRAKLAGNTDEEIAEAVMVAAALRAGGAVTHGTHCIAK from the coding sequence ATGTATGATATGCAACAGATGCAGCAGCTCAACAAATACGCCGAATTAGCCCCGGATGCATGGGAGGCATTTGTAGCATTCGACAAAGCCGCGCTCGCCGACGGCAAGGTTTCTGCCAAAACCAAGGAACTGATAGCTGTTGCCGTTGCGTTGACTACTCAATGCGCATACTGCATTGAGATTCACACCAAACGGGCGAAACTAGCGGGCAATACAGATGAAGAAATCGCTGAGGCCGTGATGGTCGCGGCTGCTCTGCGCGCTGGTGGTGCAGTAACGCACGGAACTCATTGTATTGCAAAATAG